The window ATTGCCGGATTGACCATTTTTGCCATCGCCCATACTAACCGGAATTTCATGGCAGCTTTTCTGTCGCTGATTCTGGTGGGCAATGTTCTTGGATTTCTGGTTTATAACTTTAATCCAGCCTCCATCTTTCTCGGAGATTCAGGCAGCCTTTTCCTCGGATTCTGGCTGTCCTTTCTCTCTATCCAGGGTGCGCAGGCCAGAGCATATCCAGTCCTGCCCATAGCTGTGCCGCTCATGGTTCTGGGATTTCCCATCATGGACATGCTGTGGGCAGTGCTTCGCCGTCTCTTCCAGCCAGGCACGGATACCACCAGGTTAAGAGATAAAATCCTTTCCATATTCAAGGCAGATCAGGGCCATATTCATCACCGGCTTTTAAGCCGGGGTTTTTCTCATCGGCTGGCTGTCCTGCTGCTGTACTGTCTGTGCCTCATCTTTGCCGGATGTGCCCTCTGCATTGCGCTTATGCCCTGGATCAACCAGAGAATCGTTGCTTTGTTCCTTCTGGCCTCATGTTTGTCGGTTAAAAACATGACTGACCTGAAA is drawn from bacterium and contains these coding sequences:
- a CDS encoding MraY family glycosyltransferase, which translates into the protein MAIFCSFWMCLALALFIPIIRQSFGAHLRSWPGLILGSLVIIGIGAYDDCRHIQPGPKILFQGLAGSIIIASGFQIRLVSNPFGEGALSLGWLSLPLTFFWIVGITNALNMIDGLDGLAAGVTAIAGLTIFAIAHTNRNFMAAFLSLILVGNVLGFLVYNFNPASIFLGDSGSLFLGFWLSFLSIQGAQARAYPVLPIAVPLMVLGFPIMDMLWAVLRRLFQPGTDTTRLRDKILSIFKADQGHIHHRLLSRGFSHRLAVLLLYCLCLIFAGCALCIALMPWINQRIVALFLLASCLSVKNMTDLKTAGSPEKAPLPLAQESGSITIGERKR